A single genomic interval of Spirosoma taeanense harbors:
- a CDS encoding SusC/RagA family TonB-linked outer membrane protein, whose protein sequence is MRKVLIGSWLLSLLFCLPLMAQDAAVTGRVTSSDDGSALPGVSIVVKGTSRGTTTNADGTYRINAGPNSTLTFSFVGFKTQDVAVGNRSTINITLETDASTLNEVVVTGFGIRRTEREIGTSITKINSAQINQAAPVNIANGLTGKVAGLQVNLTNNAVGASPRLTIRGNRSFLGNNQALLVVDGALTDISFLSSINPNDIESTTILKGPSAAALYGSDASNGVLVITTKRGTTNNRPQISYTNNTQFESVSYMPTLQNRYGSNGGEGAPFLDANGQRLYVPYENQQFGPAYDGSMQPLGYGVQVRNPDGTISLDTLMVPYQALAKDPRKAFFNTGATIQHDLSYRVGDAQNFFGLGIQRVDQTGIVPNDRFNRTNLLINGGRTIEKFTATAKANFTYQNTNIENGDFGQGRPVYWNLLNQPAHAPLTDPRLKDITSPYGDVNGYFNAYYPNPWWQVTGDNSRQVSNQYNFQGYTDVAYQFTPWLNVLYRVSGQLSNLQYKSHVADVTFSDYAIGDPWGAGNIASSVRHRSATVTDQTDTRTRFTGDLLVTLSPTFGNFTTRLILGQQTRTDYRRYTYANAAALVIPGVYNISNRLGEPNVQEYNSQSRLLGAFGDLTLGYRDFLFLHATGRNDWTSLLAPGNRSFFYPSVDASVILTEAIPALKNNNTLTYLKLRGGVAKAGNVNVAAYQLQNVFNPGTNQSTGGNPASGGTQFPFGSQAGFELGNQQNDPNLKPEFTTNREIGFEMGLFSYVNLEAVYYNTTTINQTVPIQISRATGYTSALINTGTMENRGVELELRTLRPIVNAGGFTWNINTNYTFLDNKVTAVYAGLDRINIPQSSGAGSSVYAAVGQPYPALYLSDIQRVADVNSPYYGQPIVNSTTGYPILDANIKYFGTTQPRHRFGLTNTFAYNDFTLSAVVEYRGGNVIYNALGNALEFTGAGIRSTYNGRQNFIYPNSVIQNPDGSFSPNTSVSTRDGNLEFWTNSGFHNAGSSYVTSAAFWKLREVVLGYNVPAAFLSKLKVFRSLNVAVTGRNLLMLRPKTNVFSDPEFSLDNSNAQGTTNEYQTPPTRFYGFRVSLGF, encoded by the coding sequence ATGAGAAAAGTTCTAATTGGAAGCTGGCTTCTGTCGTTGCTGTTCTGCCTGCCACTGATGGCGCAGGATGCAGCTGTGACCGGGCGCGTTACTTCATCAGATGACGGCTCTGCGCTGCCGGGGGTTAGCATCGTCGTGAAGGGAACTAGTCGCGGGACCACAACCAACGCCGATGGAACCTACCGGATCAACGCCGGTCCTAACTCAACGCTAACGTTTTCATTTGTCGGGTTTAAAACCCAGGACGTAGCGGTCGGCAACCGCAGTACGATCAATATAACTCTGGAGACGGATGCGTCGACGCTGAATGAGGTAGTTGTAACGGGATTTGGTATACGTCGGACCGAGCGCGAGATTGGTACTTCCATCACCAAAATCAATAGCGCCCAGATCAACCAGGCGGCTCCGGTCAATATCGCAAACGGCTTGACAGGTAAAGTCGCTGGTCTGCAGGTCAATCTGACCAACAACGCCGTCGGGGCCTCCCCCCGTCTGACAATTCGTGGTAACCGGTCGTTCCTGGGTAATAACCAGGCGTTGCTGGTTGTGGATGGGGCTCTGACCGACATCAGTTTTCTGTCGTCAATCAACCCCAACGACATTGAAAGCACGACGATTTTGAAAGGCCCCAGCGCGGCAGCTCTGTATGGATCGGATGCCTCAAATGGCGTGCTGGTTATCACCACCAAACGAGGAACCACCAACAACCGGCCGCAGATTTCGTACACCAACAACACCCAGTTTGAGAGCGTTTCGTACATGCCTACGCTTCAGAACAGATACGGGTCGAACGGTGGTGAAGGAGCTCCGTTCCTCGATGCCAATGGTCAGCGACTTTACGTTCCTTACGAAAACCAGCAGTTTGGTCCGGCTTATGATGGTTCCATGCAGCCGCTGGGTTACGGCGTACAGGTGCGGAACCCCGATGGGACGATCTCGCTCGATACGCTGATGGTTCCTTATCAGGCGCTGGCAAAAGATCCCCGCAAGGCGTTCTTTAACACGGGTGCTACTATTCAGCATGATCTGTCTTACCGGGTAGGCGATGCCCAGAACTTCTTTGGGCTGGGTATCCAGCGGGTTGACCAGACGGGTATTGTCCCGAATGACCGCTTCAACCGGACGAACCTGCTGATCAACGGCGGCCGGACCATCGAGAAATTTACGGCTACGGCAAAAGCAAACTTTACCTATCAGAATACCAACATTGAAAACGGCGACTTCGGTCAGGGCCGTCCGGTTTACTGGAACCTGCTGAACCAGCCGGCACATGCTCCGCTGACCGATCCCCGGCTTAAGGACATTACCTCGCCCTATGGGGATGTAAACGGTTATTTCAACGCCTATTATCCGAACCCCTGGTGGCAGGTAACCGGCGACAATTCGCGCCAGGTTAGCAACCAGTATAACTTCCAGGGATATACAGACGTAGCGTATCAGTTCACGCCCTGGCTGAACGTACTGTACCGGGTGTCGGGGCAATTGTCGAACCTGCAGTACAAATCCCACGTGGCCGACGTGACCTTCAGCGATTATGCCATTGGCGACCCCTGGGGCGCGGGTAATATCGCGTCGTCGGTTCGTCACCGCAGCGCGACCGTTACCGACCAGACCGACACACGGACCCGCTTTACCGGCGACCTGCTGGTCACGTTGAGCCCAACATTTGGCAACTTTACAACCAGGCTGATCCTGGGTCAGCAGACCCGCACGGATTATCGTCGGTACACGTATGCCAACGCAGCAGCACTTGTCATTCCGGGCGTTTACAACATTTCGAACCGACTGGGTGAACCGAACGTACAGGAATATAATTCGCAGAGCCGCCTGCTGGGTGCCTTCGGCGATCTGACCTTAGGCTACCGGGACTTCCTGTTTCTGCACGCCACGGGCCGGAATGACTGGACCTCCCTGCTGGCACCAGGCAACCGTTCGTTCTTCTACCCTAGTGTTGATGCGTCGGTTATCCTGACTGAGGCCATTCCCGCGCTGAAGAACAACAACACGCTGACGTACCTGAAACTGCGCGGGGGCGTAGCCAAGGCCGGTAACGTAAACGTGGCGGCTTACCAGTTGCAGAATGTGTTTAACCCCGGCACGAATCAGTCGACGGGTGGTAATCCGGCTTCGGGCGGTACGCAGTTCCCATTTGGCAGCCAAGCTGGCTTTGAACTGGGCAACCAGCAGAACGACCCCAACCTGAAACCCGAATTCACGACTAACCGCGAAATAGGTTTCGAAATGGGCCTGTTCAGCTACGTAAACCTGGAAGCCGTGTACTACAACACGACGACGATTAACCAGACTGTACCAATCCAGATATCGCGGGCTACGGGCTATACGTCGGCGCTGATCAATACCGGTACAATGGAAAACCGGGGTGTTGAGCTGGAACTGCGGACCCTGCGCCCCATTGTCAATGCCGGTGGCTTTACGTGGAATATCAATACAAACTATACCTTCCTCGACAACAAGGTAACGGCCGTATATGCCGGTCTCGACCGGATCAATATTCCGCAGAGCAGTGGCGCGGGTTCTTCGGTTTATGCCGCTGTTGGTCAGCCTTATCCAGCCCTATACCTGTCGGACATTCAGCGGGTGGCCGACGTAAACAGCCCGTATTATGGTCAGCCGATTGTTAATTCAACCACGGGTTATCCAATCCTAGACGCCAATATCAAGTATTTCGGCACCACCCAGCCCCGTCACCGTTTTGGCCTGACCAATACCTTTGCATACAACGATTTTACGCTATCGGCAGTGGTTGAATATCGGGGCGGTAACGTAATCTACAACGCGCTGGGCAATGCCCTTGAATTTACGGGAGCGGGCATCCGGTCAACGTACAACGGTCGGCAGAATTTCATTTATCCAAACTCGGTTATTCAGAATCCCGACGGGTCGTTTTCACCCAACACGAGCGTATCGACCCGCGATGGCAACCTCGAATTCTGGACAAACTCAGGTTTCCACAACGCCGGTTCGAGCTACGTAACCAGTGCGGCTTTCTGGAAGTTGCGTGAGGTCGTTCTTGGCTATAACGTGCCGGCTGCTTTCCTGAGCAAGCTCAAAGTGTTCCGGTCGCTGAACGTTGCCGTAACGGGCCGTAACCTGCTGATGCTGCGTCCGAAAACAAACGTCTTCTCAGACCCCGAGTTTTCGCTCGATAATAGTAACGCGCAGGGTACAACCAACGAATATCAGACGCCCCCCACCCGTTTCTATGGTTTCCGGGTAAGCCTTGGGTTCTAA